Sequence from the Candidatus Izemoplasma sp. genome:
TGAATTTGGGACCACTACTGGTAGACCAAGACGTATTGGGTGGATAGATACTGTTGTTTTAAGACATTCTAAGCGTGTCAGTGGGATAAATCACTTAAGTGTTATGTTACTAGATGTATTAACTGGCATTAAGAAATTAAAAATCTGTGTTGCTTACACATTAGACGGAGAAAAGATTGATTATATTCCAGCTAATATCAAAGACTATAACCGTTGTAAGCCGGTTTATGAGACACTTGATGGTTGGAATGAAGACATAACTAAAACAACTAAATTGAGCGATTTACCATTAAATGCAAAAAAATATTTAAATCGAATTTCAGAGTTAACTAACATACCTTTATCTATATTCAGTGTGGGACCGGATAGAAAACAAACTATAATACTTAATGACATCATATAAAAATATCCTAGGAATTATCTCCTAGGATATTTTTTTATTTAAAACGGTTGTAAGATTGTTTGCTTTCTGCATTAGATCATCAAACTTTTTCGGTTTAAGTGATTGTGCTCCATCACTAAGTGCATTTTCTGGTTCATGATGGACTTCTATAATTAATCCATCGGCACCAGCAGCTATACTTGCCATTGATAAACTTTCTACTAGATCCCAATGTCCGGCGGCATGAGAGGGGTCGATGATAACTGGTAAATGGCTTAGTTTTTTTATTATAGGGATTGTTGATATATCGAGAGTATTACGGGTATAAGGTTCAAATGTACGTATACCACGTTCACATAAAATAACATTTTCATTTCCCCCAGCCATGATATATTCAGCGCTCATTAACCATTCTTCAATGGTATTAGAAAAGCCTCTTTTTAACAAGACAGGAATATTTAATTTACCAAGTTCCTTAAGTAATGCAAAGTTTTGCATATTCCGTGCACCAATTTGAATAATATCGACATATTCTAGAAATTCTGGAATATGGTCTTTATCCATTAATTCTGAGACGATCGGCATGTTATATTTTTGGCCAACATCATGTAATATCTTTAATCCTTCTTTTCCCATACCTTGGAATGTATAAGGACTTGTACGGGGTTTATAAGCCCCACCTCTTAAGATATGAGCACCACTTTCTTTTACTGCTTTTGCGATTATCTCAACTTGCTCTTTGGATTCAACACTACATGGTCCAGCCATGACAGTGAGATTAGAGCCACCTATTGTGATATCTTTCACTTTTATTAAGGTATCTTCACTTTTTAGTTTTCGATTTACTTTTTTAAAAGGTTCTTGAATTCTAATAACACTATCGACACTTTCAAATGCATATAAGCTTCTTGTATCGAATTGTGCCGTATCACCAACGACTCCGAAAATGTGGTAGGTTTCTCCAACACTATCGTGTATTTCGAATCCTTTTGCTTTCAAGTGATTTTGAACTTTTTCAATCTGTTCTTTTGTTGATTGTTTCTTCATTTTAATAATCATTGTTTTAACCTTCTTCTTTTATTAAGTATTTGATTCCATCTAGATAACTGCTAAATCCATTACCTTGAAAAGTTTTAAGGCAAGCGTCTTTGATGACTGAATGTTGTCTAAATATTTCTCTTTTTGAAATATCTGAGAGGTGGACTTCTATGACAGGAACACCTATAGATTTTATGGCATCATGCAAGGCATATGAATAGTGGGTAAGCGCTCCAGCATTAAGTATAACGCCATCAAAATGCTCATGCGCATAATGTAATAAATCAATAAGAACTCCTTCAAAATTACTTTGTTTTATATCAAGTGTAATACCCTTTTCACTTGCGTAATCTTGTAGTGTATTTTCTAAATCTTGATAGGTCTTTTCACCATATACATTCGGTTCACGAATACCTAACATATTTAAGTTAGGTCCATTCAATACTAGTATATTCATTTAATGCCACCACCATCTTATTTAAAATTATATCTACATCTAAAGTATCCTTTTTTATAACAATATCTGCAGCGTTTATGTAGGTATTGTAACGTTTATTATATAATATCTCAAGTGATTTGTTATCTTTTAGTAATGGCCGATTTTTAGAGCAGAACCTTTTTAGCATAGAGAGTGGTGTATCAATAAAAATGACTATTCCATTACTCCTTAAAGCATCAATATTTTGAACGCTTGTTATAACACCACCGCCACAGGATATGACATAGTTATGTTCTTTTGCGTAATGTAATACTACTTTAGACTCAATATTTCGAAAATAGTTTTCTCCTTTATCTTCAAATATTTTCGGAACAGGTATAGATTCTTTTTTTTCAATTTCTTGGTCTATATCAACCAATTTCATATTTATTAAGTTAGATAATTTCTTACCATAAAGCGATTTTCCAGACATAGGCATACCAATAAGAACAATATTATAACGGCTTTTAAGAAGCCTTTTATAATAGTGATTAATATGATCAAGAGAGATTGTTTTATTGTGAAAAATTTCAATTGCTTTTATAGCTTGCATAACCAGCATATATAGACCATTAACTGTTTTTACATTATACTGCTCTGCTTCTCTCAATAGTGTCGATTTAAGTGGATTATAGATAACATCAACCACCACACTAACCGGAGTATTATTTGAAAACTTGATTGGTAGATGTGCCAAAATGTTTGGATACATGCCAACAGGTGTCGCATTAAATATGATGTCATAGTCTAATGTATTTAATGCATTTAAGTGTATTTGATTAGCACGAGGGTGTCTAGCTGCAACTGTGATTTTATTTGTATTATTCTGATTACAGTAATATTCAATTGTTCTTGCAGTAGAGCCATTTCCTAGAATTAATACTTTTTTATTATCTACACTAATATTATGATAATTACATAATGATTTTAGTCCAAAGTAATCAGTATTATATCCGATCAGTTTTCCTTTTGAATTAAGTATGGTATTAACTACCCCAATTGCTCTTGCTTCTTCCGATAGTTCATCAAGAAAAGGAATAACATCCTTTTTGTAGGGGATTGTAACATTAACACCAGTAAACTTTTTATCGGACATAAATTGAGATATCTCATCTAGCTCGATTAAGTCATAATTAGAATTTGTGAAATGTTCGTGAATTTCTTTTGAAAAGCTATGTGATAAATGTTTACCTATAAGACCAAAGTGAGTTTTCAATTTTGGACATCCTTACTCGTCTTAAGAATGGTTTTATAAATTTCTTTGATTTGTGGGTAATTGCTATATCTAGACGTTTTATCAAATATCTCTTGTTCTCTATTTGAATGTAATACAGGTAGATTATATTTCTTTTTATATTCCCCAACAGCACGTGATAAGTTAAAACGTTGTTCAAGCAATGCCATAATTTTAGAATCAAGATCGTCT
This genomic interval carries:
- the aroF gene encoding 3-deoxy-7-phosphoheptulonate synthase; its protein translation is MIIKMKKQSTKEQIEKVQNHLKAKGFEIHDSVGETYHIFGVVGDTAQFDTRSLYAFESVDSVIRIQEPFKKVNRKLKSEDTLIKVKDITIGGSNLTVMAGPCSVESKEQVEIIAKAVKESGAHILRGGAYKPRTSPYTFQGMGKEGLKILHDVGQKYNMPIVSELMDKDHIPEFLEYVDIIQIGARNMQNFALLKELGKLNIPVLLKRGFSNTIEEWLMSAEYIMAGGNENVILCERGIRTFEPYTRNTLDISTIPIIKKLSHLPVIIDPSHAAGHWDLVESLSMASIAAGADGLIIEVHHEPENALSDGAQSLKPKKFDDLMQKANNLTTVLNKKIS
- a CDS encoding type II 3-dehydroquinate dehydratase, which produces MNILVLNGPNLNMLGIREPNVYGEKTYQDLENTLQDYASEKGITLDIKQSNFEGVLIDLLHYAHEHFDGVILNAGALTHYSYALHDAIKSIGVPVIEVHLSDISKREIFRQHSVIKDACLKTFQGNGFSSYLDGIKYLIKEEG
- a CDS encoding shikimate kinase → MKTHFGLIGKHLSHSFSKEIHEHFTNSNYDLIELDEISQFMSDKKFTGVNVTIPYKKDVIPFLDELSEEARAIGVVNTILNSKGKLIGYNTDYFGLKSLCNYHNISVDNKKVLILGNGSTARTIEYYCNQNNTNKITVAARHPRANQIHLNALNTLDYDIIFNATPVGMYPNILAHLPIKFSNNTPVSVVVDVIYNPLKSTLLREAEQYNVKTVNGLYMLVMQAIKAIEIFHNKTISLDHINHYYKRLLKSRYNIVLIGMPMSGKSLYGKKLSNLINMKLVDIDQEIEKKESIPVPKIFEDKGENYFRNIESKVVLHYAKEHNYVISCGGGVITSVQNIDALRSNGIVIFIDTPLSMLKRFCSKNRPLLKDNKSLEILYNKRYNTYINAADIVIKKDTLDVDIILNKMVVALNEYTSIEWT
- a CDS encoding chorismate mutase; the encoded protein is MDDLSTLRNKIDDLDSKIMALLEQRFNLSRAVGEYKKKYNLPVLHSNREQEIFDKTSRYSNYPQIKEIYKTILKTSKDVQN